In the Enterococcus saigonensis genome, one interval contains:
- a CDS encoding DUF2179 domain-containing protein translates to MDFKLLFMIFAINFAYITLNTLRFMLTMKGYRVIAPLVSMVEITIYILGLSMVLDRLDDPINLFVYALGYAVGISVGIKIEDKLALGYIMVTAILPSNTSEENHLPKVLRDNGYGVTQSNAQGLEGDRVVLEILSPRKNERQLYQLIKSVEERAFIISYEPKYISGGFWTKKVRKRQLRQ, encoded by the coding sequence TTGGATTTCAAGCTATTATTTATGATTTTCGCTATTAATTTTGCCTACATCACCTTGAATACACTCCGCTTCATGTTAACAATGAAAGGTTATCGTGTCATCGCACCACTAGTGAGTATGGTCGAAATTACGATTTATATTTTAGGGCTTTCGATGGTCTTAGATCGTCTAGATGATCCTATCAACTTATTTGTTTATGCGCTTGGTTACGCAGTTGGAATTAGTGTTGGAATTAAAATAGAGGATAAACTTGCCCTTGGCTATATTATGGTTACTGCTATCCTCCCTTCTAATACCAGCGAAGAAAATCATCTACCTAAAGTATTACGCGATAATGGTTACGGTGTTACTCAGAGTAATGCACAAGGCTTAGAAGGCGATCGTGTCGTACTCGAAATTTTATCGCCGCGAAAAAACGAACGCCAACTTTACCAATTAATTAAAAGTGTTGAAGAACGTGCTTTTATTATCTCCTATGAACCAAAATATATTTCGGGCGGATTTTGGACCAAAAAAGTTCGAAAAAGACAACTCCGACAATAA
- the glgB gene encoding 1,4-alpha-glucan branching protein GlgB — protein MVEKKQEIKALAAEERFLTGENFYSQHFLGAHKLTNGNFVFRVWAPNAQQVWLVGDFNDWEDTIPLVKRESGIWEVKTAKPHEGDLYKFKIRQANGREIFKIDPFAIRFEKRPGSAAVLHTLQEKKWKDGLWQGRKKRTNYFKRPLNIYEVHASSWKHHEDNTPYTFSDLTKELIPYVKEMGYTHIEFMPLMEHPLGKSWGYQLVGYFALSSYYGTPEEFQDFVEACHKENIGVLVDWVPGHFCINEDTLPYYDGTPTFEYEDLDRARNIRWGSINFDLGKPQVQSFLISSALFWLEFYHLDGIRVDAVSNMLYRDYDEGPWTPNHEGGNRNFEGYYFLQKLNAVVKLAHPEVLMIAEESSSDTKITGMIESGALGFDYKWNMGWMNDVLRFYEMDPIYRRHNFNLLTFSFMYMMSENYILPLSHDEVVHGKKSLMHKMWGDRYKQFSQLRNLYTYMITHPGKKLLFMGSEWGQFLEWKYDHGLEWVDLNDDMNHSMQHFTKTLNELYRTEKALWELEGSYDTIEIIDADNNEETILSFIRRGKTKKDFIIVVLNLTPVERKDFVVGVPYKGTYKEILNTEMKEFGGTWVKSNDVKESIAVPFKDYPYQIQTIVPALGALLIKPAEVNTRGRSSSKSKKAKAEN, from the coding sequence ATGGTTGAAAAAAAGCAAGAAATTAAAGCGCTAGCAGCAGAAGAACGGTTTTTAACAGGAGAGAACTTTTATAGCCAGCACTTTTTGGGTGCACATAAGTTAACGAATGGCAATTTTGTATTCCGGGTCTGGGCTCCTAATGCACAACAAGTTTGGTTGGTGGGCGATTTTAATGATTGGGAAGATACAATACCGTTAGTAAAACGAGAATCGGGTATTTGGGAAGTCAAGACAGCTAAACCCCACGAGGGCGATCTTTATAAATTTAAAATACGGCAAGCAAATGGTCGTGAAATTTTTAAAATTGATCCTTTTGCTATTCGATTTGAAAAACGTCCCGGAAGTGCAGCGGTTTTACATACTTTACAGGAAAAAAAATGGAAAGATGGCTTATGGCAGGGCCGGAAAAAACGAACAAATTATTTTAAGCGACCATTGAATATTTATGAAGTTCATGCCAGTTCTTGGAAACATCATGAAGATAATACACCTTATACCTTTTCTGATTTAACCAAAGAACTCATTCCCTATGTTAAAGAAATGGGCTATACCCATATTGAATTTATGCCATTAATGGAGCACCCACTAGGAAAGTCTTGGGGATATCAACTAGTTGGCTATTTTGCATTAAGTTCTTATTACGGTACACCGGAGGAATTTCAAGATTTTGTTGAAGCTTGTCATAAAGAAAATATCGGAGTTTTAGTTGATTGGGTACCTGGTCATTTTTGTATTAACGAAGATACGCTACCTTATTATGATGGGACACCAACGTTTGAATATGAAGATCTGGATCGTGCTAGAAATATTCGCTGGGGATCAATTAATTTTGATTTAGGAAAACCACAAGTTCAAAGTTTTTTAATTTCTAGTGCACTGTTTTGGTTAGAATTTTATCATTTAGATGGTATTCGGGTGGATGCTGTTTCCAATATGCTCTACCGTGACTATGATGAAGGACCTTGGACGCCAAACCATGAAGGCGGTAATCGAAACTTTGAAGGCTATTACTTTTTACAAAAATTGAACGCTGTAGTGAAATTAGCACATCCTGAAGTGTTAATGATAGCTGAAGAAAGTTCCTCTGATACAAAAATTACCGGTATGATTGAAAGTGGTGCGTTAGGCTTTGACTATAAGTGGAATATGGGTTGGATGAATGATGTGTTACGGTTTTACGAGATGGACCCAATTTATCGACGCCATAATTTTAATCTACTAACATTTTCGTTCATGTATATGATGAGTGAAAACTATATTTTACCTTTATCTCATGATGAAGTTGTTCATGGTAAAAAAAGTCTGATGCATAAAATGTGGGGAGATCGCTACAAGCAGTTTTCTCAACTACGTAATCTGTATACGTATATGATTACCCACCCTGGTAAAAAGTTACTCTTTATGGGTAGTGAATGGGGACAGTTTTTGGAGTGGAAATACGATCATGGTTTAGAATGGGTCGATTTAAATGATGATATGAACCATAGTATGCAACATTTTACCAAGACATTAAATGAACTTTATAGAACTGAAAAAGCACTTTGGGAATTAGAAGGTAGCTATGACACGATTGAAATTATTGATGCGGACAACAACGAGGAAACGATTTTGAGTTTCATTAGACGAGGAAAGACAAAAAAAGATTTTATCATTGTTGTTTTAAATCTAACGCCAGTAGAGCGAAAAGACTTTGTCGTGGGCGTGCCATATAAAGGCACGTATAAAGAAATTTTAAATACAGAGATGAAAGAATTTGGCGGAACTTGGGTTAAATCAAATGATGTAAAAGAGTCAATTGCTGTTCCGTTTAAAGATTATCCATATCAAATTCAAACTATTGTGCCAGCTTTAGGGGCATTGTTGATTAAACCGGCTGAAGTTAATACGCGGGGAAGATCAAGTAGTAAAAGTAAAAAGGCAAAAGCTGAAAATTAA
- the glgA gene encoding glycogen synthase GlgA, producing MKVLFAATECAPFFKSGGLGDVAGALPKELVRKGIDCQVVLPYFAKKIPKQYADQCEDLFSFYVNVGWRRQYCGIKKMILNDVTYYFLDNLYYFGGRDDLYGYYDDGERFAFFQLALIEMLERINFIPDILHVNDYHTAMIPFLLKEKYRWINAYNGIKTVLTIHNIEFQGQYEGSVLSDLFGVGMERYEDGTVRMNDCLNFMKAGILYADRINTVSPSYAEEIKTPQFGSGLDVILRMEAGKLSGILNGIDYELNNPKIDPALPFHYDSTDLTGKAQNKAVLQEKMGLPQRADVSLLAVVSRLTYQKGFNLLLDELHNILQNDVQLVLLGTGDKNFENGFRYFAKTYPEKCSVSISFDVKLAQQMYAGSDIFLMPSAFEPCGLSQMISMRYGTLPIVHEIGGLKDTVTPFNIVTGEGTGFGFAEFSSYQLLKAIERALTVYADDFVTWHSLIHQAMNQDFSWTTSSKEYVTLYETLI from the coding sequence ATGAAAGTATTATTTGCTGCCACTGAATGTGCTCCTTTTTTCAAATCAGGAGGACTTGGTGATGTTGCTGGAGCTTTGCCAAAAGAGCTAGTAAGAAAAGGAATTGATTGTCAGGTTGTATTGCCCTATTTTGCCAAAAAAATTCCTAAACAATATGCTGATCAATGCGAAGATTTGTTTTCTTTTTATGTGAATGTTGGTTGGCGCCGACAATATTGTGGTATAAAAAAAATGATCTTAAATGATGTCACTTACTATTTTTTAGATAATTTATATTATTTTGGTGGCAGGGACGACTTGTATGGTTATTATGACGACGGTGAACGATTTGCTTTTTTCCAATTAGCATTAATTGAAATGTTGGAACGAATTAATTTTATTCCTGATATTTTGCATGTTAACGACTATCATACTGCAATGATTCCTTTCTTATTAAAAGAAAAATACCGTTGGATTAACGCGTATAATGGTATTAAAACAGTTTTAACCATTCATAATATCGAATTTCAAGGTCAATATGAGGGAAGTGTCTTATCTGATTTATTTGGTGTTGGTATGGAGCGTTATGAAGACGGCACTGTGCGGATGAATGACTGTTTGAATTTTATGAAAGCAGGAATTTTATATGCTGATCGTATCAATACAGTGAGTCCTTCTTACGCCGAGGAAATAAAAACGCCACAGTTTGGCTCTGGGTTAGATGTTATCTTGCGGATGGAAGCTGGTAAACTAAGCGGAATTTTAAATGGGATCGATTACGAATTAAACAATCCCAAAATTGATCCGGCTTTGCCTTTTCACTACGACTCTACAGATTTAACCGGAAAAGCGCAAAATAAGGCAGTGTTGCAAGAAAAAATGGGACTGCCGCAAAGAGCAGATGTATCCCTTTTAGCAGTGGTCAGTCGGCTGACTTACCAAAAAGGGTTTAATCTTTTGCTAGATGAATTACACAATATTTTACAAAATGATGTTCAGTTAGTATTACTTGGAACTGGGGATAAAAATTTTGAAAATGGCTTCCGCTATTTTGCAAAGACTTATCCAGAAAAATGTTCAGTTAGTATTTCTTTTGATGTAAAATTGGCACAGCAAATGTATGCCGGATCTGATATCTTTTTAATGCCTTCTGCTTTTGAGCCTTGCGGTTTATCACAAATGATTTCGATGCGTTATGGGACATTACCGATTGTTCACGAAATTGGAGGGCTAAAAGATACTGTCACACCATTTAATATTGTGACAGGTGAAGGAACTGGATTTGGTTTTGCTGAATTTAGTTCTTATCAACTCTTAAAAGCAATTGAAAGAGCATTAACAGTATATGCAGATGATTTCGTAACTTGGCACAGCTTGATTCACCAGGCGATGAATCAAGACTTTAGTTGGACAACGTCTTCAAAAGAATATGTGACGTTATATGAAACGTTAATTTAA
- a CDS encoding DUF1803 domain-containing protein, translated as MRFYYGGNNKKAYQNLVNKATFHSLCHYLYQHEAATLRDLKKEISNRDLEKTIEIAIKLRLLERVDRRYYLRFPIFSQKMVTDLEKEETFQEALEILKKEDSQNLFAELNYFNRLLQTTYFYAVHEEIQLADISELKNDEITLISCQLQGDYTTLPYYFTALREDNTITEEFALYDVLGDVDQDYALNQFSYIIQRIHRGKKVRPSIFSQALLITKILSVDTEGVWQLRTPLLKHYEDNSINLAGDTLKWRLLFTKFLEWKGNDSLQYILLKD; from the coding sequence ATGAGATTTTATTATGGCGGCAATAACAAAAAGGCATATCAAAATTTGGTGAATAAAGCTACATTCCATAGTCTTTGTCACTATCTTTATCAACATGAAGCAGCTACTTTACGTGATTTAAAAAAAGAGATTTCCAATCGTGATTTAGAAAAAACGATAGAGATAGCAATCAAGTTACGATTATTAGAAAGAGTAGATAGGCGATATTATTTAAGATTTCCTATTTTTTCTCAAAAAATGGTTACGGATCTGGAAAAAGAAGAAACCTTTCAAGAAGCGTTGGAAATATTGAAGAAAGAGGACAGTCAAAATTTATTCGCTGAATTGAATTATTTTAATAGACTTTTACAAACAACATATTTCTATGCAGTTCATGAAGAAATCCAATTAGCAGATATTTCGGAATTAAAAAATGATGAAATCACTTTGATAAGCTGTCAATTGCAAGGAGACTATACGACACTTCCGTACTATTTTACTGCTTTAAGAGAAGATAATACCATAACTGAAGAATTTGCTCTATACGATGTCTTAGGAGATGTCGATCAGGATTATGCGCTAAACCAGTTTTCTTATATCATTCAAAGAATTCATCGAGGTAAAAAAGTTAGACCCTCTATTTTTAGCCAAGCGTTGTTAATCACTAAAATATTGAGTGTTGATACTGAGGGAGTTTGGCAATTGCGTACGCCGCTTTTAAAACATTATGAAGATAATTCGATTAACTTAGCCGGAGATACTTTAAAATGGCGTTTGTTATTTACTAAATTTTTAGAATGGAAAGGAAATGACTCTTTACAATATATTCTTCTCAAAGATTGA
- the glgD gene encoding glucose-1-phosphate adenylyltransferase subunit GlgD: MRTNKMCAILGNLHRYNELLPLTENRPLATLPFDCKYRLIDFNLSSIVNANINTVFMVFNEGETQSVFDHIGGGKEWNLDSVRNRFFIHVYQDFLKQKAENKHYYDTVIDYLRKSKSEYTVFMGSKMLCNIDLRAVLKIHQMQENDMTVVYKRMPKSQVYPTDIILEVEDHGKIIGATQAKERNLDDMVNLSADIYIVQTDRLIEALSQGQNKGVSVNLESFLRSNITNVKSSAYEYTGYLNNIFDINSYYQANMDMLDPQKFSSLLYSSKKIYTKLKNEVPTYYAPTSQVENSQFATGSIIEGTVKNSLVSRHTVIREEAIVENSIVMANNKIGAKAIVKYAILDKEVQVAPGVKIIGTKEEPLVIKKQSHVISDVYGGE; this comes from the coding sequence ATGAGAACTAATAAAATGTGCGCAATTCTGGGTAATTTACATCGTTACAATGAGTTATTGCCATTAACAGAAAATCGTCCGTTGGCAACATTGCCTTTTGATTGCAAATATCGTCTAATTGATTTTAATTTGTCTAGTATTGTGAATGCCAATATTAATACTGTATTTATGGTATTCAACGAAGGAGAAACACAATCGGTTTTTGATCATATCGGTGGTGGAAAAGAATGGAATTTAGATAGTGTTCGCAACCGCTTCTTTATTCATGTTTATCAAGATTTTTTAAAACAAAAGGCAGAAAATAAGCATTACTATGATACAGTAATTGATTATTTACGTAAATCAAAATCAGAATACACTGTCTTTATGGGCAGTAAAATGCTTTGCAATATTGATTTACGCGCTGTATTAAAAATTCATCAAATGCAAGAAAATGATATGACAGTCGTTTATAAACGGATGCCAAAATCACAAGTTTACCCCACAGATATTATTTTAGAAGTAGAAGATCATGGTAAGATTATTGGGGCAACACAAGCAAAAGAACGTAATTTGGATGATATGGTGAATTTGTCTGCAGATATTTACATCGTTCAAACTGACCGATTAATTGAAGCCTTATCACAAGGGCAAAACAAAGGAGTTTCTGTTAATTTAGAAAGCTTCCTACGTTCAAATATTACCAACGTAAAAAGTTCAGCTTATGAATATACGGGTTATTTAAATAATATTTTTGACATTAATTCTTATTATCAAGCCAATATGGACATGCTAGATCCACAAAAATTTAGTTCACTCTTATATTCAAGTAAAAAGATTTATACCAAGTTAAAAAATGAAGTACCGACCTACTATGCTCCGACGTCACAAGTGGAAAATTCGCAATTTGCAACAGGTTCCATTATTGAAGGAACAGTAAAAAATTCTTTAGTTTCTCGCCATACAGTAATTCGTGAAGAGGCAATAGTAGAAAATTCTATCGTAATGGCAAACAATAAAATCGGTGCAAAAGCTATAGTAAAATATGCGATTTTAGATAAAGAAGTTCAAGTAGCACCAGGAGTCAAAATTATCGGCACTAAAGAGGAGCCTTTAGTAATAAAAAAACAAAGTCATGTGATTTCCGATGTTTACGGAGGCGAATAA
- a CDS encoding glycogen/starch/alpha-glucan phosphorylase yields the protein MTKKVFKEEMIQRLKEKYAMDISDATPQELFHVLGSVVKTYYADDWVQTWKDYLTEETKQVYYFSIEFLPGKMLKSNLLNLGILDTVRDGLTELGFSLDDIVDQEKDMALGNGGLGRLASCFMDSIASCGLPGNGNGIRYDYGLFKQRFVDGYQVELPDEWLNNGNVWEVRKESKAIDVRFGGDVYMMPLADGRLKPVYENSRLIKAVPYDTAMVGYQNDVVNTLRLWSVEIPASEESKYRSLEDRRELEDLTAVLYPDDSNERGRRIRLLQEYFFVSAGVQSIVRYFKKLNKPLTTMSQSIAIHINDTHPALCVPEMMRILLDECDLSWEQAWEITVKVMSYTNHTIMSEALEKWPIELMQDLLPRMYQIIEEIDRRFVNQYRKYYEADLIERTRIIRNGQVHMANLAIIGSHSTNGVAKLHTDLLKNVVLHDFYVIFPGRFNNKTNGIAERRWLQLSNEPLAKLLDKTIKTSWRQKPNDLHLLQNFVEDDAVLSAIEEAKYKNKVALAQYIKETTDIVVSPNAIFDVQIKRLHAYKRQLLNLLHILKLYFDIKAKPDLQMEPRVFIFGAKAAPSYSYAKAIIKTINETAQLINNDPDVKDRLKIVFLENYNVTLAERIIPAADVSEQISLASKEASGTSNMKLMLNGAVTLATLDGANIEIRDAVGKENIVIFGLTEEEVYAYYHAQNYNALGIYEDSPTIQKVLNAFIDGTIPNIQFEGQEIFDSLIKYNDEFFVLRDFDSYCLAQKRIEELYQDKRRWQQISLINIANAGKFSADHTVERYAEDIWQIEPVFAHKELTR from the coding sequence ATTACTAAGAAGGTTTTTAAAGAAGAAATGATTCAACGGCTCAAAGAAAAATACGCGATGGATATCAGTGATGCAACACCACAAGAACTTTTTCATGTTTTAGGGAGTGTTGTTAAAACGTATTATGCTGATGATTGGGTGCAAACATGGAAAGATTATCTGACCGAAGAAACAAAGCAAGTTTACTACTTTTCCATTGAATTTTTACCCGGAAAAATGTTAAAAAGCAATTTATTAAATTTGGGTATTTTGGATACTGTTCGGGATGGTTTAACCGAATTGGGCTTTTCATTAGATGACATTGTAGACCAAGAAAAAGATATGGCCTTAGGGAACGGTGGGTTAGGCCGCTTAGCTTCTTGTTTTATGGACTCAATTGCTTCTTGCGGATTGCCAGGCAATGGTAATGGCATTCGCTATGACTACGGTTTGTTTAAACAGCGTTTTGTGGATGGTTATCAAGTTGAATTGCCAGATGAATGGTTAAATAATGGCAATGTATGGGAAGTGCGTAAGGAGAGTAAGGCTATTGATGTGCGCTTTGGAGGAGATGTTTACATGATGCCACTAGCGGATGGGCGTCTAAAACCAGTCTATGAAAATAGCCGTCTTATTAAAGCCGTCCCGTACGATACAGCAATGGTGGGTTATCAAAATGATGTAGTAAATACATTAAGACTATGGTCTGTTGAAATTCCCGCCTCAGAAGAAAGCAAATATCGCAGCTTAGAAGATCGTCGTGAATTAGAGGATTTAACTGCTGTTTTATATCCCGATGATTCAAATGAAAGAGGGCGAAGAATTAGACTTTTACAAGAGTATTTCTTTGTCTCAGCAGGAGTTCAAAGTATTGTCCGTTACTTTAAAAAGTTAAATAAACCGCTAACTACTATGAGTCAATCTATTGCTATCCATATTAACGATACTCATCCGGCATTATGTGTTCCAGAAATGATGCGCATTTTGTTAGATGAGTGTGATCTATCCTGGGAGCAGGCGTGGGAAATAACAGTGAAAGTCATGAGTTATACCAACCACACCATTATGTCGGAAGCTTTGGAGAAGTGGCCAATTGAACTAATGCAAGATCTGTTACCGCGTATGTATCAAATCATTGAGGAAATTGATCGACGTTTTGTCAATCAATATCGCAAATACTATGAAGCCGATTTAATCGAGCGGACACGCATTATCCGAAACGGTCAAGTTCATATGGCGAATCTAGCAATTATTGGCAGCCACAGCACGAACGGTGTTGCTAAACTGCATACAGATTTATTAAAAAATGTTGTTTTGCATGACTTCTATGTAATCTTTCCTGGAAGATTCAATAATAAAACAAATGGTATTGCTGAAAGACGATGGCTACAACTTTCCAATGAACCGCTAGCCAAACTTTTAGATAAAACAATTAAGACGTCATGGCGCCAAAAACCAAATGACTTACACTTATTACAAAATTTCGTTGAAGACGATGCTGTCTTATCTGCCATAGAAGAAGCGAAATACAAAAATAAAGTTGCTTTAGCTCAATATATTAAAGAGACAACTGATATCGTTGTTTCTCCTAATGCAATTTTTGATGTGCAAATAAAAAGGCTACACGCATACAAACGACAGTTGCTAAATCTTTTGCATATTTTGAAATTGTACTTTGATATTAAAGCAAAACCAGACTTGCAGATGGAGCCGCGAGTGTTCATTTTTGGAGCAAAAGCTGCACCAAGTTATTCCTATGCTAAAGCTATTATTAAAACAATCAATGAAACAGCACAATTAATTAATAATGATCCGGATGTGAAAGATCGACTAAAAATTGTCTTCTTAGAAAATTATAATGTCACATTAGCCGAACGCATTATTCCGGCTGCGGATGTTAGTGAACAAATTTCCTTGGCTTCAAAAGAGGCTTCTGGTACGAGCAACATGAAGTTGATGTTAAATGGAGCAGTTACTTTAGCCACCTTGGATGGTGCTAACATTGAGATACGAGATGCAGTTGGCAAAGAGAACATTGTAATTTTTGGTTTAACTGAAGAAGAGGTTTACGCATATTATCATGCTCAAAACTATAATGCACTGGGAATTTATGAGGATTCACCAACCATCCAAAAAGTTTTAAATGCTTTTATTGATGGTACAATTCCGAACATTCAATTTGAAGGACAAGAAATTTTTGATTCTTTGATTAAGTATAATGATGAATTTTTTGTCTTAAGAGATTTTGATTCATATTGTTTGGCCCAAAAGCGGATTGAAGAACTTTATCAAGATAAACGACGTTGGCAACAAATCAGCTTAATTAATATCGCAAACGCCGGTAAGTTTTCTGCCGACCACACTGTCGAACGCTACGCTGAAGACATCTGGCAAATCGAGCCTGTTTTTGCTCACAAGGAACTAACGAGGTAA
- a CDS encoding glucose-1-phosphate adenylyltransferase, with the protein MKTEMLAMILAGGQGTRLGKLTKNIAKPAVPFGGRYRIIDFTLSNCANSGIRNVGVVTQYQPLALNNHIGNGASWGLDGINSGVTILQPFSSSEGSKWFEGTAHAIYQNIAYIDQMDPQYVLVLSGDHIYKMDYEDMLETHKANNASLSVAVIEVPIKEASRFGIMNTDENDRIIEFEEKPEEPKNNLASMGIYIFNWGRLRNVLMNSYSKDGQMIDFGKHVIPNYLESGENVFAYRFSGYWKDVGTIDSLWEANMEFIEPDMELDIRDKSWRVFSKNTISPPHFLTQTAAVKNSLIVDGCYVSGEINHSILSDDVQVKEGTVISDSVVMPGATIGKNVKIHRAIIGENAIVGDDAVIDGSEEIAVVGYSEVIGVTLDEN; encoded by the coding sequence ATGAAAACAGAAATGTTAGCAATGATTTTAGCCGGCGGTCAAGGAACCCGGTTAGGAAAATTAACTAAAAATATTGCCAAGCCAGCAGTACCGTTTGGTGGACGTTATCGTATTATTGACTTTACCTTAAGTAATTGCGCCAACTCTGGAATTCGCAATGTTGGGGTTGTCACGCAATATCAGCCATTGGCATTAAATAATCATATCGGAAATGGCGCTAGTTGGGGATTAGATGGTATTAATTCAGGTGTCACTATTTTACAACCTTTCTCCAGTTCTGAAGGAAGCAAGTGGTTTGAAGGAACAGCACATGCAATTTATCAAAATATTGCCTACATTGATCAAATGGATCCGCAATATGTACTGGTTTTATCTGGTGACCATATTTATAAAATGGATTATGAAGATATGCTGGAAACTCATAAAGCTAACAATGCCTCATTATCTGTGGCTGTTATTGAAGTGCCAATTAAAGAAGCTTCACGCTTTGGAATTATGAATACAGATGAAAATGACCGAATTATTGAGTTTGAAGAAAAACCAGAAGAGCCCAAAAACAACTTGGCTTCGATGGGAATTTACATTTTTAACTGGGGACGCTTACGTAATGTTTTAATGAATAGCTACTCAAAAGATGGGCAAATGATTGACTTTGGTAAACATGTTATTCCAAACTATCTTGAATCTGGTGAAAATGTATTTGCTTATCGTTTTTCTGGCTATTGGAAAGATGTGGGAACAATCGATTCCTTATGGGAAGCTAATATGGAATTTATTGAACCGGATATGGAATTGGACATTCGTGACAAATCATGGCGCGTATTTTCAAAAAATACGATTTCGCCACCTCATTTCTTAACACAAACAGCAGCAGTGAAAAATTCATTAATTGTAGATGGCTGTTATGTTTCTGGTGAAATTAATCATTCTATCTTATCAGACGATGTTCAAGTGAAAGAAGGTACTGTGATTAGCGATAGTGTAGTAATGCCGGGAGCAACGATTGGGAAAAACGTTAAAATTCATCGCGCGATTATTGGTGAAAATGCCATTGTAGGTGATGATGCAGTTATTGACGGCAGCGAGGAAATTGCTGTAGTCGGCTATTCCGAAGTGATTGGAGTGACTCTTGATGAGAACTAA